A part of Streptomyces sp. NBC_00557 genomic DNA contains:
- a CDS encoding DeoR/GlpR family DNA-binding transcription regulator, whose product MDADERRRGILETARRLGSVDVGELAAGFEVSKETVRRDLNLLERQGLVRRTHGGAHPVESAGFETTLAVRTTMHVPEKSRIAAAAAELLGDAETVFIDEGYTPQLIATALPRDRPLTVVTSSLATAGNLSSAENITVLLLGGRVRGATLATVDHWATRMLSGFVIDLAYVGANGISREHGLTTPDPSVSEVKAQVLRAARRRVFSGVHTKFGAVSFCRFADVTAFEAIVTDAGLPASEAHRYSLLGPEVIRV is encoded by the coding sequence GTGGACGCCGATGAACGAAGACGTGGAATTCTGGAGACGGCACGCCGTTTGGGATCCGTGGACGTCGGAGAGCTGGCTGCCGGTTTCGAGGTCTCCAAGGAGACCGTGAGGCGTGATCTGAACCTGTTGGAGAGGCAGGGGCTGGTCCGGCGTACTCATGGTGGTGCCCATCCCGTCGAGAGCGCGGGCTTCGAGACCACACTCGCCGTTCGCACCACCATGCACGTCCCCGAGAAATCCAGGATCGCGGCCGCCGCGGCCGAACTGCTCGGGGACGCCGAGACCGTCTTCATCGACGAGGGCTACACCCCGCAGCTCATCGCCACCGCTCTCCCCCGCGACCGGCCACTGACCGTGGTCACCTCCTCGCTGGCCACCGCAGGCAACCTGTCATCCGCCGAGAACATCACAGTGCTGCTGCTCGGCGGCCGAGTGCGCGGCGCGACGCTGGCCACGGTCGACCACTGGGCGACCCGCATGCTGTCCGGCTTCGTCATCGATCTGGCGTACGTCGGCGCGAACGGCATCTCCCGCGAGCACGGACTCACCACCCCTGACCCCTCGGTCAGCGAGGTCAAGGCCCAGGTCCTCAGGGCCGCCAGGCGACGGGTCTTCTCCGGAGTCCACACGAAGTTCGGTGCCGTGAGCTTCTGCCGCTTCGCGGACGTCACCGCGTTCGAGGCGATCGTCACCGACGCCGGACTGCCCGCGTCCGAAGCACACCGCTACTCCCTGCTGGGCCCCGAAGTCATCCGCGTCTGA
- a CDS encoding zinc-dependent alcohol dehydrogenase family protein, with translation MKAAVIEAPGRVTVTTVPDPTPGPREVVVDVAACGLCGTDLHILQGEFAPTLPVVPGHEFAGEVVGLGSEVTELSLGDRVAVDPSLYCNECRYCRAGRNNLCDRWQAIGVTVAGGAAEYAVAPVANCVRLPGHVDVQDAALIEPLSCAVRGYDVLNSRIGSHVLIYGSGTMGLMMLELAKRVGAASVDIVDLNPERLATAEKLGCSQAAPSADELGRPHGWDVVIDATGNAAAIQDGLQRVAKAGTFLQFGVSDYATTATISPYRIYNQEITITGSMAVLHSYERAAELFATGVLDPQVFISHRMPLTEYPQALDQFAAGRGRKIVVLP, from the coding sequence GTGAAAGCCGCCGTCATCGAAGCCCCCGGCCGGGTCACCGTCACCACGGTGCCCGACCCCACACCCGGGCCACGCGAGGTCGTGGTCGACGTGGCGGCCTGCGGGCTGTGCGGGACAGATCTGCATATTCTGCAGGGCGAGTTCGCACCGACTCTGCCGGTCGTGCCGGGCCACGAATTCGCCGGCGAGGTCGTGGGCCTCGGCAGTGAGGTCACCGAACTCTCCCTCGGCGACCGGGTCGCCGTGGACCCCTCCCTGTACTGCAACGAGTGCCGATACTGCCGGGCCGGCCGCAACAACCTCTGCGACCGGTGGCAGGCGATCGGCGTGACCGTGGCCGGCGGCGCCGCCGAGTACGCCGTGGCGCCCGTCGCCAACTGCGTACGCCTGCCCGGTCACGTCGACGTCCAGGACGCGGCCCTGATCGAACCGCTGTCCTGCGCGGTGCGCGGCTACGACGTGCTCAACAGCAGGATCGGCTCCCACGTGCTGATCTACGGCAGCGGCACGATGGGCCTGATGATGCTGGAACTGGCCAAGCGCGTCGGAGCGGCCTCGGTGGACATCGTCGACCTCAACCCGGAGCGGCTGGCGACCGCCGAGAAACTGGGCTGCTCCCAGGCGGCACCCTCGGCCGACGAGCTGGGGCGACCGCATGGCTGGGACGTGGTCATCGACGCGACCGGCAACGCCGCCGCCATCCAGGACGGCCTGCAGCGCGTCGCCAAGGCCGGAACCTTCCTGCAGTTCGGCGTCTCCGACTACGCGACGACGGCCACCATCTCGCCGTACCGCATCTACAACCAAGAAATCACCATCACCGGTTCCATGGCCGTGCTCCACAGCTACGAGCGCGCGGCGGAGCTGTTCGCCACCGGGGTGCTCGACCCGCAGGTGTTCATCAGCCATCGGATGCCGCTGACGGAGTACCCCCAGGCACTGGACCAGTTCGCAGCGGGCCGGGGACGCAAGATCGTCGTACTGCCCTGA
- a CDS encoding carbohydrate ABC transporter permease yields the protein MTTLTAAPKTASPPSRPRTSTGISRWKRRIPLLPALVFTIVVTQLPFVATLVISTFQWNILKPGDRHFVGLSNFRFVFTDDRLRTAVLNTMVLTASVVLISVVLGLGLAMLLDRRFLGRGLARTMLIAPFLVMPVAAALLWKHAIYNPDYGLLNGTLNAVYRLFGAANGPTIDWVSSYPMPAVVVSLVWQWTPFMMLILLAGLQAQPGDVLEAARMDGASALQTFRHITLPHLRQYIELGILLGTIYVVQTFDAVYTITQGGPGSQTTNLPYEIYLTMFRKYEYGQAAAAGVVVVLGSILIATFALRTIASLFREEVSR from the coding sequence ATGACCACACTCACCGCTGCCCCCAAGACGGCATCACCCCCCAGCCGACCGCGCACGTCCACCGGCATCAGCAGATGGAAGCGCCGCATCCCGCTGCTGCCGGCGCTCGTCTTCACCATCGTCGTCACCCAACTGCCCTTCGTGGCCACGCTCGTGATCTCCACGTTCCAGTGGAACATCCTCAAGCCTGGCGACCGTCACTTCGTCGGTCTGTCGAACTTCAGGTTCGTCTTCACCGACGACCGGCTGCGCACCGCGGTGCTCAACACCATGGTGCTGACCGCGTCGGTGGTGCTCATCAGCGTCGTTCTCGGACTCGGCCTGGCGATGCTGCTCGACCGGCGGTTCCTCGGCCGCGGTCTGGCGCGGACGATGCTCATCGCGCCGTTCCTCGTCATGCCGGTCGCGGCGGCCCTGCTGTGGAAGCACGCCATCTACAACCCAGACTACGGTCTGCTCAACGGCACCCTGAACGCCGTTTACCGGCTGTTCGGAGCCGCCAACGGACCCACCATCGACTGGGTTTCGTCCTACCCGATGCCCGCCGTCGTGGTGTCGCTGGTGTGGCAGTGGACGCCGTTCATGATGCTGATACTGCTGGCCGGTCTGCAGGCGCAGCCTGGTGACGTCCTGGAGGCCGCCCGTATGGACGGGGCCTCCGCGCTGCAGACCTTCCGGCACATCACCCTGCCGCACCTGCGCCAGTACATCGAGCTGGGCATCCTGCTCGGCACGATCTACGTCGTGCAGACCTTCGACGCGGTCTACACCATCACCCAGGGCGGCCCCGGCTCCCAGACGACCAACCTGCCCTACGAGATCTACCTGACCATGTTCCGCAAGTACGAGTACGGCCAGGCGGCCGCCGCCGGTGTGGTCGTCGTCCTCGGCTCGATCCTGATCGCGACCTTCGCGCTGCGCACGATCGCGTCGCTGTTCCGCGAGGAGGTGTCCCGATGA
- a CDS encoding FAD-binding oxidoreductase, whose translation MSAPGRPASLEGAVIRRGDPGYETCRAGELWNELKPQRYPEVIVRAAGERDVPEALRLARSRGLRVAVRAGGHSWCGSPLRDGTLLLDLSGLNRRRIDADSATATVQPGVIGSRFALELARRGLGFAAGHCPSVALGGYLLSGGLGWNSRLWGPGCAAVEEITAVTADGEVVRCSEDEHPGLFWAARGAGPGFFAVVTAFRLRLHPFPGALATTSYVFPLTAVGPVAGWVTETAPELPANVEVSFVLAAGDASRTAVTVTVSATAFADSRPQAVRDLAPLHDVPLGDQALSRRVDEPSSLGALYDAAACLWPERHRYAADTLWSHLDYASLLAAMGEALTAAPSRKSIVLAPVSPVSRQETVARSMAFSVLGDSYVVPYAIWDAPSDDDDNVRWLRETMRTVEPYGTGHYIAEADLTADPCRARRSFTPADWQRLEALRAAYDPQGLFCSYLSA comes from the coding sequence ATGAGCGCACCCGGCCGGCCGGCATCACTTGAGGGCGCAGTCATCCGCAGAGGTGACCCGGGCTACGAGACCTGCCGCGCCGGCGAGTTGTGGAACGAGCTGAAGCCGCAGCGGTACCCCGAGGTGATCGTGCGGGCCGCCGGCGAGCGGGATGTCCCGGAAGCCCTCAGGCTGGCCCGCTCGCGCGGTTTGCGGGTCGCCGTTCGAGCCGGGGGCCACAGCTGGTGCGGTTCACCCCTGCGGGACGGAACTCTGCTGCTGGACCTCTCCGGGCTCAACCGGCGGCGGATCGACGCCGACTCCGCGACGGCGACCGTGCAACCCGGCGTCATCGGCAGCCGGTTCGCTCTCGAACTCGCCCGGCGCGGTCTCGGCTTCGCGGCGGGCCACTGCCCCTCGGTGGCGCTGGGAGGCTATCTCCTCAGCGGCGGCCTCGGCTGGAACTCCCGGCTGTGGGGGCCGGGCTGCGCCGCCGTCGAGGAGATCACCGCCGTGACGGCCGACGGCGAGGTGGTCCGGTGCAGCGAGGACGAGCACCCCGGCCTGTTCTGGGCGGCGCGTGGAGCCGGCCCCGGCTTCTTCGCCGTCGTCACCGCCTTCCGCCTGCGCCTGCATCCGTTCCCGGGTGCACTCGCCACCACCTCCTACGTCTTTCCTCTCACGGCGGTCGGCCCGGTGGCCGGCTGGGTGACCGAGACGGCACCTGAGCTTCCGGCGAACGTCGAGGTGTCCTTCGTCCTCGCCGCCGGCGACGCATCCCGGACAGCCGTCACCGTGACGGTGAGCGCCACCGCGTTCGCCGACTCGCGCCCCCAGGCCGTCCGCGACCTGGCGCCGCTGCACGACGTGCCGCTCGGCGACCAGGCGCTGTCCCGACGCGTTGACGAACCCTCGTCTCTTGGTGCTCTGTACGACGCAGCGGCCTGCCTGTGGCCTGAACGGCACCGCTACGCAGCCGACACGCTGTGGTCGCACCTGGACTACGCCTCGCTCCTTGCGGCGATGGGCGAGGCGCTCACCGCCGCCCCCTCCCGCAAGTCCATCGTGCTGGCACCCGTCTCACCGGTGTCCCGGCAGGAGACGGTGGCGCGGAGCATGGCCTTTTCCGTACTCGGCGACAGCTATGTCGTGCCCTATGCCATCTGGGACGCCCCATCGGACGACGACGACAACGTCCGCTGGCTGCGCGAGACCATGCGCACCGTGGAGCCGTACGGAACCGGGCACTACATCGCCGAGGCGGACCTGACTGCCGACCCGTGCCGCGCCCGGCGCTCGTTCACCCCCGCCGACTGGCAGCGCCTGGAAGCCCTGCGGGCCGCGTACGACCCGCAGGGCCTCTTCTGCTCCTACCTGTCCGCCTGA
- a CDS encoding ABC transporter substrate-binding protein: MRTRRMIQVLATATAAGSLLVACSGAGSSAGSGDGGKSINVLMVGNPQMEDIAKLTKSTFTKDTGIKVNFTILPENELRDKVTQDIATQAGQYDVATIGAYEVPIWTKNGWLHELGSYADKDASFDKSDLLKPMVTSLSGSDGKLYALPFYGESSFLMYNKDVMKAKGITVPEHPTWQQIADIAAKVDGAEPGMRGICLRGLAGWGELGASLTTVVNTFGGTWFTKDWKAEVNSPAFKKATNFYVDLVKKHGEAGAAQSGFTECLNAMSQKKVAMWYDATSAAGSLEDPSASKIAGHVGYAYAPTAETKSSGWLWSWAWAMPKTTKNADAAAKFMLWASSKKYEQLVGEKLGWARVPAGKRASTYEIPQYQKAAASFGDITLKSIESADPANPGVQPRPTVGVQYVAIPEFQDLGTKVTQEISAAIAGKTSVDQALNDGQKLAEDVAKNYQK, from the coding sequence ATGCGTACACGAAGAATGATCCAAGTCCTCGCCACGGCTACGGCCGCGGGTTCGCTGCTGGTCGCCTGCAGCGGGGCCGGCAGCTCGGCGGGCTCCGGCGACGGCGGCAAGAGCATCAACGTGCTGATGGTCGGCAACCCGCAGATGGAGGACATCGCGAAGCTGACCAAGAGCACGTTCACGAAGGACACGGGCATCAAGGTCAACTTCACGATCCTTCCCGAGAACGAGCTGCGCGACAAGGTCACTCAGGACATAGCCACCCAGGCCGGCCAGTACGACGTCGCCACCATCGGCGCTTACGAGGTGCCGATCTGGACGAAGAACGGCTGGCTGCACGAGCTCGGCTCCTACGCCGACAAGGACGCGAGCTTCGACAAGTCCGACCTGCTCAAGCCCATGGTCACCTCCCTGTCCGGATCCGACGGCAAGCTCTACGCACTGCCCTTCTACGGCGAGTCCTCCTTCCTCATGTACAACAAGGACGTCATGAAGGCGAAGGGCATCACGGTGCCCGAGCACCCGACCTGGCAGCAGATAGCCGACATCGCGGCCAAGGTCGACGGCGCCGAACCCGGCATGCGGGGCATCTGTCTGCGGGGACTTGCCGGCTGGGGCGAACTCGGAGCGTCTCTGACGACCGTGGTCAACACCTTCGGCGGCACCTGGTTCACCAAGGACTGGAAGGCCGAAGTCAACAGTCCGGCGTTCAAGAAGGCGACGAACTTCTACGTCGACCTGGTCAAGAAGCACGGCGAGGCGGGAGCGGCCCAGTCCGGCTTCACCGAGTGCCTGAACGCCATGAGCCAGAAGAAGGTCGCCATGTGGTACGACGCCACCAGCGCGGCCGGGTCGCTGGAGGACCCCAGCGCCAGCAAGATAGCCGGTCACGTCGGCTACGCCTACGCGCCGACCGCCGAGACGAAGAGCAGTGGCTGGCTGTGGAGCTGGGCGTGGGCCATGCCCAAGACCACCAAGAACGCCGACGCCGCCGCGAAGTTCATGCTGTGGGCCTCCAGCAAGAAGTACGAGCAGCTGGTCGGCGAGAAGCTCGGCTGGGCACGCGTCCCGGCCGGCAAGCGGGCCAGCACATACGAGATCCCGCAGTACCAGAAGGCCGCCGCGTCGTTCGGTGACATCACCCTGAAGTCCATCGAGAGTGCCGATCCGGCCAACCCGGGCGTCCAGCCCAGGCCGACCGTGGGCGTGCAGTACGTGGCCATCCCCGAGTTCCAGGACCTGGGCACCAAGGTCACCCAGGAGATCTCCGCCGCCATCGCCGGCAAGACCAGCGTCGACCAGGCGCTGAACGACGGCCAGAAGCTCGCCGAGGACGTCGCGAAGAACTACCAGAAGTGA
- a CDS encoding FAD-linked oxidase C-terminal domain-containing protein, whose protein sequence is MGTFGRAADGNLHPTVVYDATDRDTADRVSASFDDIVAAALELGGTITGEHGVGSLKTRCPDAQLGPTERELMAGIKGVFDPGGILNPGRGGRGFWSAIGQALPPGAGTCWSATTQQHRRVHPARAPTSVPIPAPRSDRSARRTPGPRSPRRRPRTRSRTSPAPPA, encoded by the coding sequence ATCGGCACCTTCGGCCGCGCCGCCGACGGCAATCTGCATCCGACCGTCGTCTACGACGCCACCGACCGCGACACCGCCGACCGTGTCAGTGCCTCTTTCGACGACATCGTGGCCGCCGCGCTGGAGCTCGGCGGCACGATCACCGGCGAGCACGGCGTGGGCTCGCTCAAGACGCGCTGCCCCGATGCACAACTCGGCCCCACCGAGCGGGAGCTGATGGCCGGCATCAAGGGCGTCTTCGACCCCGGGGGCATCCTCAACCCGGGCCGCGGGGGCCGGGGTTTCTGGAGCGCGATCGGGCAGGCACTGCCGCCGGGCGCGGGCACATGCTGGTCCGCAACAACGCAGCAGCACCGACGGGTACACCCCGCCCGAGCTCCCACCAGCGTGCCGATCCCGGCGCCCAGAAGTGACCGCTCAGCGCGTCGAACACCGGGCCCACGATCACCGCGCCGGCGACCCCGGACACGATCGCGTACAAGCCCAGCACCGCCAGCCTGA
- a CDS encoding aminoglycoside phosphotransferase family protein: MEPLQLRRAVAAARATASELGLQVDDAIVIHNSDRVALRLIPCDVLVRVAPSGHLAGSEFEVEVARRLADVDAPVAELDPRVEARVQVRDAFAISFWTYYEPVGSEITPTDYANILMRHHFALRRIDLDAPHFTDRVAAALREVNDREQSPELPDADRELLSNTLSGLSATISTDETGDQLLHGEPHPGNLLNTKRGPLFADLATCCRGPIEFDLAHAPEEAGEHYAGADHDLIQRCRALNWAMFSAWRWRRDDQMPDRAHWRVEGLNRLRAALDRCAPA; encoded by the coding sequence ATGGAACCATTACAACTCCGCCGAGCAGTTGCGGCAGCACGGGCAACCGCTTCGGAGCTGGGCCTTCAGGTCGACGATGCCATCGTCATCCACAACTCGGACCGCGTCGCGCTGCGCTTGATCCCTTGCGATGTTCTCGTTCGGGTCGCGCCTTCGGGGCATCTGGCGGGTTCCGAGTTCGAAGTGGAGGTTGCTCGCCGTCTCGCCGACGTCGACGCACCGGTGGCTGAGCTCGATCCTCGGGTCGAGGCCCGAGTCCAGGTGCGTGACGCCTTCGCCATCTCGTTCTGGACCTACTACGAACCTGTGGGATCAGAGATCACGCCGACCGACTATGCAAACATCCTCATGCGGCACCATTTCGCCCTGCGCCGGATCGATCTGGACGCACCGCATTTCACCGATCGAGTCGCCGCGGCACTGAGAGAGGTGAACGACCGGGAGCAGTCCCCCGAGCTACCTGATGCTGACCGGGAACTCCTCAGCAACACACTCAGTGGGCTGAGTGCCACGATCAGCACCGACGAGACCGGCGACCAGTTGTTGCACGGCGAGCCGCATCCGGGCAACCTCCTCAACACGAAAAGAGGGCCGCTTTTCGCAGACCTCGCCACCTGCTGCCGTGGGCCGATCGAGTTCGACCTCGCCCATGCCCCCGAAGAAGCGGGAGAGCACTATGCGGGGGCCGACCACGACCTGATTCAGCGGTGCCGCGCCCTGAACTGGGCGATGTTCTCGGCCTGGCGCTGGCGCCGAGACGACCAAATGCCCGACCGAGCCCACTGGAGAGTGGAGGGACTCAACCGGCTTCGAGCAGCACTCGATCGCTGCGCGCCGGCCTGA
- a CDS encoding NmrA family NAD(P)-binding protein, which produces MDGTPEASALPILVTGAAGSVGAVGRSVVEGLRQRGLRVRAMVHRKDERAEALRATGAEVVVGDLTRTVDVADALAGCGRMYFGMGVSAQYLEAAVTAAAVARAYGRLEVFVNMSQLTVSEMDLTSTSESVQQRQHWMVEQVLGWSGLPVVQIRPTVFMENPLFRVGFSSIAKNGSIRLPFGRAKTSPVTARDVAAVVEEILADPGPHIGRIYELTGPRSEDTAAMAAELSAALGRPVGYTDVPLQEWINDDLRPLELPDHAFQHISTMARLHAENRYDRKADGVEQVTGRPPSGVADYVRDNPSLFSL; this is translated from the coding sequence ATGGATGGCACTCCGGAAGCCAGTGCGCTGCCCATACTGGTGACGGGCGCGGCGGGCAGTGTCGGTGCCGTCGGACGATCTGTGGTGGAGGGGCTGAGGCAACGGGGCCTGCGCGTCCGTGCCATGGTGCATCGCAAGGACGAGCGAGCGGAGGCGCTGCGCGCGACGGGAGCCGAGGTCGTCGTCGGAGACCTGACGCGCACGGTCGACGTCGCCGACGCCCTGGCCGGTTGTGGACGTATGTACTTCGGCATGGGCGTGTCGGCACAGTATCTCGAGGCTGCCGTGACGGCAGCGGCCGTCGCCCGCGCGTACGGACGCCTGGAAGTGTTCGTGAACATGTCGCAGCTCACCGTCTCGGAGATGGATCTCACCAGCACCTCCGAGTCCGTGCAGCAGCGGCAGCACTGGATGGTGGAGCAGGTCCTCGGCTGGTCAGGCCTGCCCGTCGTCCAGATCAGACCCACCGTGTTCATGGAGAACCCGCTGTTCCGTGTCGGCTTCTCCTCGATCGCGAAGAACGGAAGCATCAGACTGCCCTTCGGCCGGGCGAAAACCTCCCCTGTGACGGCTCGGGACGTCGCCGCGGTTGTTGAGGAGATCCTGGCCGATCCGGGCCCGCACATCGGCCGGATCTACGAGCTGACCGGCCCGCGCTCGGAGGACACCGCGGCCATGGCGGCAGAGCTTTCCGCAGCTCTGGGACGACCGGTCGGGTACACCGATGTCCCGCTGCAGGAATGGATCAACGACGATCTCAGGCCGCTGGAGCTGCCGGACCATGCCTTTCAGCACATCTCCACCATGGCTCGTCTTCACGCCGAGAATCGATACGACCGCAAGGCGGACGGTGTCGAGCAGGTCACCGGGCGGCCTCCATCGGGGGTGGCCGATTACGTCCGTGACAACCCCAGCCTGTTCAGCCTCTGA
- a CDS encoding carbohydrate ABC transporter permease has protein sequence MTAPAAVTAPGARLKKLLRRSDDHGGTPRLSPLWTFVAWLATLAFFAPVAWMVLTSFHQEADAATNPPSLFASLTFDQYKLLFSRNITPFLLNSVMASVISTLLVLALAVPTAYALSIKPVEKWTDVMFFFLSTKFLPAIAALLPVYLIVKDAGMLDNVWTLIVLYTAMNLPIAVWMMRSFLAEVPKEILEAAEVDGAGLPTVLLRIVAPVTMPGLAATALICFIFSWNEFMFAVNLTATNASTAPVFLVGFITSEGLFLARLCAAATLVSLPVLIAGFAAQDKLVRGLSLGAVK, from the coding sequence ATGACCGCTCCCGCAGCAGTCACCGCGCCCGGCGCGAGGCTCAAGAAGCTGCTGCGCCGAAGCGACGACCACGGCGGCACCCCCCGTCTGTCGCCCCTGTGGACCTTCGTTGCCTGGCTCGCCACCCTGGCGTTCTTCGCACCGGTGGCGTGGATGGTGCTCACCTCCTTCCACCAGGAGGCGGACGCGGCGACCAACCCGCCCAGCCTCTTCGCGTCCCTCACCTTCGACCAGTACAAGCTGCTGTTCAGCCGGAACATCACCCCGTTCCTGCTCAACTCTGTCATGGCCAGCGTCATTTCGACGCTACTGGTGCTCGCCCTGGCGGTGCCTACGGCCTACGCGCTGTCCATCAAGCCGGTCGAGAAGTGGACCGACGTGATGTTCTTCTTCCTGTCCACCAAGTTCCTGCCGGCCATCGCGGCCCTGCTGCCGGTCTACCTGATCGTCAAGGATGCCGGGATGCTGGACAACGTGTGGACGCTGATCGTCCTCTACACCGCCATGAACCTGCCGATCGCGGTGTGGATGATGCGCTCGTTCCTCGCCGAGGTGCCCAAGGAGATCCTGGAGGCCGCAGAGGTCGACGGCGCCGGACTGCCCACGGTGCTGCTGCGGATCGTCGCGCCGGTGACCATGCCGGGGCTCGCGGCCACCGCGCTGATCTGCTTCATCTTCAGCTGGAACGAGTTCATGTTCGCCGTCAACCTCACCGCGACCAACGCCTCGACCGCTCCGGTCTTCCTCGTCGGCTTCATCACCAGCGAGGGCCTCTTCCTCGCCCGGCTCTGCGCAGCCGCCACGTTGGTCTCCCTGCCGGTCCTCATCGCCGGTTTCGCCGCCCAGGACAAACTGGTCCGCGGCCTGTCGCTAGGAGCAGTCAAGTGA
- a CDS encoding nucleoside deaminase, whose translation MGQKEFLAEAVRLATESVEQAWGGPFGAVITQDGEIVSRGQNRVLLTGDPTAHAEVEAIRKAAQILNPQAPTIPPDHQNEGTLAYVPRPEGSPDPVPERARMLQGCSIYISGAPCPMCMSAIYWSRIDAVYFACDLDATREIGFDDAFQYEDFQKPLDKRRIHVEQIYPELGAKAYAAWSHKPDRHPY comes from the coding sequence ATGGGCCAAAAGGAATTCCTGGCCGAGGCAGTACGGCTGGCGACCGAGTCGGTCGAGCAGGCCTGGGGTGGCCCGTTCGGCGCCGTCATCACGCAGGACGGCGAGATCGTCTCCCGTGGTCAGAACCGCGTGCTGCTCACCGGTGACCCGACGGCGCACGCCGAGGTGGAGGCGATCCGGAAAGCCGCTCAGATCCTCAACCCCCAGGCGCCCACCATTCCCCCGGACCACCAGAACGAGGGCACCCTGGCATACGTACCGCGCCCGGAGGGATCCCCCGACCCCGTGCCGGAGCGAGCCCGGATGCTCCAGGGGTGCTCGATCTACATCAGCGGCGCGCCGTGTCCGATGTGTATGAGCGCCATCTACTGGTCGCGTATCGACGCGGTCTACTTCGCCTGCGATCTGGACGCCACCCGAGAGATCGGCTTCGACGATGCCTTCCAGTACGAGGACTTCCAAAAGCCCCTGGACAAGCGGCGGATCCACGTCGAGCAGATCTATCCGGAGCTGGGTGCCAAGGCGTACGCGGCATGGTCGCACAAACCCGACCGGCATCCGTACTGA
- a CDS encoding DUF2267 domain-containing protein: MQHHEFLARVRELGEYDSQDEAAKVTEAVLSVLAQRISPGEVEDLASQLPGPLGQTLAAAKSEQAESFGIEEFCRRVADRTGARPRTAEWDASAVLTTLAGAISGGELNQILSQLPSGYAVLFGKADLAS; encoded by the coding sequence ATGCAGCACCACGAGTTCCTCGCTCGCGTACGCGAGCTCGGCGAATACGACAGCCAGGACGAAGCCGCGAAGGTCACCGAAGCGGTGCTGAGCGTGCTGGCCCAGCGCATCAGCCCGGGCGAGGTCGAGGACCTGGCCTCCCAGCTGCCCGGGCCGCTCGGCCAGACGCTGGCTGCGGCCAAGTCGGAGCAGGCCGAGAGCTTCGGGATCGAGGAGTTCTGCCGCAGGGTGGCCGACCGCACCGGCGCCCGGCCGCGCACCGCGGAATGGGACGCCAGCGCGGTCCTGACCACCCTCGCCGGCGCGATCAGCGGCGGGGAGCTGAACCAGATCCTCAGCCAGCTTCCCTCCGGCTACGCCGTCCTGTTCGGCAAAGCCGATCTGGCCAGCTGA